From the genome of Frateuria soli:
GGTCGGCGTCTTCATCGTCGGGTTCTCCTCGATCTTCACCGGGCTGAACTTCATCGTCACGGTGCACACCATGCGCGCGCCGGGCATGACCTGGATGCGCCTGCCGCTGTTCGTGTGGGCGATGTACGCGGTGGCGCTGGTGATGATCCTGGCGACGCCGGTGCTGGCGATGACGCTGGCGCTGATCGGGCTGGAGCGGCTGTTCGGCGTGGGCATCTTCGACCCGGCGCTGGGCGGCGACCCGGTGCTGTTCCAGCACTTCTTCTGGTTCTACTCGCACCCGGCCGTGTACATCATGATCCTGCCGGCGATGGGGCTGGTCAGCGAGTTGATCACCAACGGCGCGCGACGGCGCATCTTCGGCTACAAGTTCATGGTCTACGCGATCGTCGGCATCGCCGTGGTCGGTTTCCTGGTGTGGGGCCACCACATGTTCGTGGCCGGGCAGTCGATGTACGCGAGCATCGTGTTCTCGATCCTGTCCTTCATCATCGCGGTGCCCTCGGCGATCAAGGTCTTCAACTGGACCGCCACGCTGTACAAGGGCGACATCGGCTTCGACGCTCCGATGCTCTATGCGCTGGGCTTCGTCGGCCTGTTCATGCTGGGCGGGCTGACCGGCCTGTTCCTGGCCGCCGCCGCGCTGGACGTGAACCTCACCGACACCTACTTCGTGGTGGCGCACTTCCACTACATCATGGTCGGCGGAGCGGTGATGGCGTACCTGGGCGGCATCCACTACTGGTGGCCGAAGATCACCGGGCGCCTGTACTCCGAGGCCTGGGCGCGCTTTGCCGCGATCCTGATGTTCTTCGGCTTCAACCTCACCTTCTTCCCGCAGTACATCCTGGGCTACGAGGGCATGCCGCGGCGCTATCACGAGTACCTGCCGCAGTACCAGGTGTGGAACGTGCTGTCTTCGGCCGGCGCGACGATCCTGGGCGTGGCCTACCTGCTGCCGCTGGTCTACCTCGCCTGGTCGCTGCGTCACGGCGCGCGTGCCGGCCCCAACCCGTGGGACGCGACCGGGCTGGAGTGGCAGACCTCCTCGCCGCCGCCGCCGCACAACTTCGAGCAGGTCCCCCAGGTCACCGAAGGCCCTTACGCCTACCGCCGATGAACGCCCGAATCCATCCCGTGCCCGAGCAGTTCGACGACCCCGTGCAGCAGCGCGAGGCCGCGACGCTGGGCATGTGGGCGTTCCTGGCCACCGAGATCCTGTTCTTCGGCGTGCTGTTCGCCGGCTACACACTGTGCCGCGTGCGCTTCCCCGAGGCCTTCGCCGAAGCCAGCCGGCACACCGACATGCTGCTGGGCACGATCGAAACCGCGGTGCTGCTGACCAGCAGCTGCGCCGTGGCGTTGTCCGTGCGCGAGGTACAACTGGGCGGCCGGCGGCTGGCCACCGCGCTGCTGGGTGCCACCGCGCTGCTGGGCGTGAGCTTCCTGGTCATGCACGGGTTCGAGTACTACGCCGAGTACCAGGAAGGACTGATCCCGCGCATCCACTACACCCAGCACGGCGTGTACGCGCACGGCATGGAGATCTTCTACTGCCTGTACTACTTCATCACCGGCTTCCACAGCATCCACGTCACCATCGGCGTGGTGCTGATGGCGGTGATGGGCTGGCGCACCTGGCATGGCGCCTTCGACCAGGACTACCACACGCCGCTGGAACTGACCGCGCTGTACTGGCACCTGGTCGACATCGTGTGGATCTTCGTCTACCCGGTGATCTACCTGGTCGGGAGGGCCGGATGAACGCGCGCCCGCAACGCAGCCACCGCAGCGGCCCGAAACCACCCTCGCTGGGCAGCAACCTGTGGACGCTGGTGTCCCTGCTGGTGTTGCTGGGTTTGAGCGCCGGCAGCGCGCTGCTCAAGCTCGGGCCATTCAACACGGTGGCCAACCTCGGCATCGCGGCGATCAAGGCGCTGCTGGTGCTGACCATCTTCATGCGCCTGAAAGCCGACAACGCGCTGCTGCGGATCGTCGCCAGCGCCGGATTCGCGTGGCTGGCGGTGATGATCGCGCTGGGCCTGGCCGACGTGCTGACGCGCACGCCGCTGCCGGCTCCCTGGTGAGGGAGCGTGGCATGGCTTCTGCTTCCGTACGCGCAGGGGCGATTCATTGGCATGTGGCACCATTGCGGCAGGCATCGTGACGCCCGCCTCCGGGACTGGTCCGGCCTTCATTTCGCCCATGAGCATGCCACCCGAGATCCTGTCACTCCCGCCACTTCCCGCGTTCGGCGGTTTCCGCGAGGCGGCCCAGGCCTGCCTGTCGATGCTGCGCGAGCGCACCGGCGTAGGCGCCTGGTATTTCACCCGCGTCGACGGCGAGGACTGGCTGTTGCTGGCCGCCTCAGACGATTGCTACGGCCTGCGCAGCGGTGACGCGTTGGGGTGGGCGGACTCGATCTGCTCGCGCATGGTCCGTGGTGGGCCCTGCGTAGTGGCGGACGTCAGCGCCCATCCGCCGTACGCCGCCGCGCCTATCGTGAGCCGCGGCATCGCCGCTTACCTTGGCGTTCCCGTGCAACTGGACCATGACGCGATCGGCACGCTGTGCGGTATTGATCCGCAGCCGGCGTCGGTCGATGTCGAACACTGGCTGCCGATGGTGCAGCTGTGCGCGCAGATGCTCGCCACGCTGTGGCGCCACGATGTCGATCTCAAGGAAACCCGCCGCCGTGCCGAGCGTGCCGAACTGGAGGCGATGACCGACGCGATGACCGGGACCTTCAACCGCCGCGGCTGGCGCGAGCTGCTTGCGCTGGAGGAGCAGCGCTGCCGCGACGAACACACCACCGCCGGCGTGGTGGTGGTC
Proteins encoded in this window:
- the ctaD gene encoding cytochrome c oxidase subunit I codes for the protein MSTAEPARPRSYLEEGFGLRSWLTTHDHKRIGVLYGLGITFFFFLGGLAAALIRWELVTPAGDLLSAETYNKAFTFHGVVMVWFFLIPSIPATLGNFLLPLMIGARDVAFPRLNLFSWYLYMLGGLFTLACLLLGGVDTGWTFYTPFSTMFSNSHVLMAVVGVFIVGFSSIFTGLNFIVTVHTMRAPGMTWMRLPLFVWAMYAVALVMILATPVLAMTLALIGLERLFGVGIFDPALGGDPVLFQHFFWFYSHPAVYIMILPAMGLVSELITNGARRRIFGYKFMVYAIVGIAVVGFLVWGHHMFVAGQSMYASIVFSILSFIIAVPSAIKVFNWTATLYKGDIGFDAPMLYALGFVGLFMLGGLTGLFLAAAALDVNLTDTYFVVAHFHYIMVGGAVMAYLGGIHYWWPKITGRLYSEAWARFAAILMFFGFNLTFFPQYILGYEGMPRRYHEYLPQYQVWNVLSSAGATILGVAYLLPLVYLAWSLRHGARAGPNPWDATGLEWQTSSPPPPHNFEQVPQVTEGPYAYRR
- a CDS encoding cytochrome c oxidase subunit 3 family protein, giving the protein MNARIHPVPEQFDDPVQQREAATLGMWAFLATEILFFGVLFAGYTLCRVRFPEAFAEASRHTDMLLGTIETAVLLTSSCAVALSVREVQLGGRRLATALLGATALLGVSFLVMHGFEYYAEYQEGLIPRIHYTQHGVYAHGMEIFYCLYYFITGFHSIHVTIGVVLMAVMGWRTWHGAFDQDYHTPLELTALYWHLVDIVWIFVYPVIYLVGRAG
- a CDS encoding cytochrome C oxidase subunit IV family protein, with the translated sequence MNARPQRSHRSGPKPPSLGSNLWTLVSLLVLLGLSAGSALLKLGPFNTVANLGIAAIKALLVLTIFMRLKADNALLRIVASAGFAWLAVMIALGLADVLTRTPLPAPW
- a CDS encoding sensor domain-containing diguanylate cyclase; the protein is MSMPPEILSLPPLPAFGGFREAAQACLSMLRERTGVGAWYFTRVDGEDWLLLAASDDCYGLRSGDALGWADSICSRMVRGGPCVVADVSAHPPYAAAPIVSRGIAAYLGVPVQLDHDAIGTLCGIDPQPASVDVEHWLPMVQLCAQMLATLWRHDVDLKETRRRAERAELEAMTDAMTGTFNRRGWRELLALEEQRCRDEHTTAGVVVVDLDRLKQTNDSQGHDAGDQLIQCAARELSRTVRASDVVARLGGDEFVVLILDVGPTELARHAARIEQALRTAGVAATLGYSWRGPDRDLGEAYREADLLMLDAKRARQRDAR